From one Microbacter margulisiae genomic stretch:
- a CDS encoding restriction endonuclease subunit S produces MFDISIGEFCPFVYGKALKAEDRKNGKIPVYGSNGIVGYHNEYLVNGPGIIIGRKGSVGELHLSESPFWVIDTAFYISGFSINELRYIYYQLKTLNLDKMNSDSAVPGLNRENAHNRVLSIPEDSNVREKIGGEIAKYDNKLKCNNRINQTLETIAQTLFKSWFVDFDPVKAKIAAKEQGEDPQLAAMMTISGKTADEIRQMPADKRKELADTADLFPDEMLESELGWIPKGWKVQSLKELVNIKYGKDHKKLLEGKIPVFGSGGIMRYADQFLYANESVLIPRKGSLNNVMYVDEPFWTVDTMFYTVMKRPSIAKFVYQFVKTLDLSSMNVGSVVPSMTVEILNAIPIVIPSEKSIKDFDQIISSLYNTKKVYECQNKVLSSLRDSLLPQLLSGEIAIN; encoded by the coding sequence ATGTTTGATATTTCAATTGGCGAATTTTGTCCATTTGTATACGGAAAAGCATTGAAAGCTGAAGATCGTAAAAATGGTAAAATACCAGTTTACGGGAGTAATGGGATAGTGGGTTATCACAATGAATATTTAGTGAATGGACCAGGAATTATTATCGGAAGAAAAGGATCAGTAGGTGAATTGCATTTATCAGAAAGTCCATTTTGGGTAATTGATACAGCATTCTATATCTCTGGGTTTTCTATCAACGAACTTAGATACATATATTATCAATTAAAAACGCTGAATCTCGATAAAATGAATTCTGACTCAGCTGTACCAGGTTTAAATAGAGAAAATGCCCATAATAGAGTTCTGTCAATTCCAGAAGATTCGAATGTAAGAGAGAAAATTGGGGGCGAAATAGCTAAATATGATAACAAACTTAAATGCAACAACCGCATCAACCAAACCCTCGAAACCATAGCGCAAACCCTTTTTAAATCGTGGTTTGTAGATTTCGATCCGGTAAAGGCAAAAATAGCCGCCAAAGAACAGGGCGAAGACCCGCAACTGGCAGCTATGATGACCATCAGTGGAAAAACTGCCGATGAGATACGACAAATGCCTGCCGATAAACGAAAGGAATTAGCAGATACCGCAGACCTGTTCCCGGATGAAATGCTGGAAAGTGAATTGGGGTGGATTCCGAAGGGGTGGAAAGTGCAGTCGTTGAAAGAGTTGGTAAATATAAAATATGGCAAAGATCACAAGAAACTACTTGAGGGCAAAATACCTGTCTTTGGATCTGGAGGAATAATGAGGTATGCAGATCAGTTTCTTTATGCTAATGAATCAGTGCTTATACCAAGAAAAGGTTCATTAAATAACGTGATGTATGTTGACGAACCTTTTTGGACAGTTGATACGATGTTTTATACTGTAATGAAGAGGCCAAGTATCGCTAAATTCGTTTATCAATTTGTAAAAACACTTGATTTGTCATCGATGAATGTTGGATCTGTCGTTCCAAGTATGACAGTAGAGATATTGAATGCGATTCCAATTGTTATTCCTTCAGAGAAATCAATTAAAGATTTTGATCAAATTATATCATCTCTCTATAATACGAAAAAAGTATATGAATGTCAGAATAAAGTGCTTTCATCTCTGCGTGATTCCCTTTTGCCCCAATTATTATCCGGTGAAATAGCTATCAACTAA
- a CDS encoding RloB family protein — protein MTGTLRTYSKGNLEKELLPQQKRKTVETEAQVTSVVEAQPSAYQKPDLEEMPKAFFVLISGGEDREKDYFKIISSHDKFKRIKLEFIVDPQKLSPDGMFEIAEYKKARYNSSKNRDEEPDKIYLISDVDHFITELLRIKPKCLKEGFSLIISNSCFEVWLYYAYCDSLPNFTIPSDSLKISSKFKGWLPSAIRGGVKTTRAILNVYQNIEHAKKNYKEDANGIPELFSTNMFELAEHLLPLIEPELTDFIEENKRVEAEFRNRVKK, from the coding sequence ATGACTGGTACATTACGTACATATAGCAAAGGAAATCTTGAAAAAGAGCTTCTGCCTCAACAGAAAAGAAAAACTGTTGAAACAGAAGCTCAGGTTACATCTGTAGTAGAAGCTCAACCATCAGCCTATCAGAAGCCTGATTTGGAGGAGATGCCCAAAGCTTTTTTTGTACTTATTTCGGGAGGTGAGGACAGGGAAAAAGATTACTTTAAAATCATTTCCAGTCATGACAAATTTAAACGGATTAAACTGGAGTTTATTGTTGACCCGCAAAAACTATCGCCCGACGGTATGTTTGAAATTGCCGAATATAAAAAAGCCCGTTATAACAGCAGTAAAAATAGAGACGAAGAACCTGATAAAATTTACCTGATTTCGGATGTTGATCATTTTATTACTGAATTGCTTCGTATAAAACCAAAATGTTTGAAAGAGGGTTTTAGTCTGATCATTAGTAACTCTTGTTTCGAAGTATGGCTATATTATGCATATTGTGACTCATTGCCAAATTTCACAATACCATCAGATTCTCTCAAAATTAGCAGTAAGTTTAAAGGTTGGTTACCATCGGCAATTCGGGGTGGTGTAAAAACCACAAGAGCCATTCTGAATGTTTACCAAAATATTGAGCATGCCAAGAAAAACTATAAAGAAGATGCTAATGGTATACCTGAGCTTTTTTCTACAAATATGTTTGAATTGGCTGAGCATTTACTACCATTGATTGAACCTGAGTTGACTGATTTTATAGAAGAAAATAAGAGAGTAGAGGCTGAATTTAGGAACAGAGTTAAGAAGTAG
- a CDS encoding AAA family ATPase — translation MLLRLKIKNFLSFFEETTFDMFPNPKRTSFPNHIYDEMTVPLLKQAAIYGANGSGKSNFIKAISFIKSFVTNEDFLKNVDLEDYIFQLTSAKETVIYFEIEFFIKKKYFVYELEIEKQAIRETLSHSGLGKTPDKILFKRNGAAITSAYVGNESSAKQLLSMNPLASLFPLNQKFPVLTHEDVKLAFDWFAGKLEIVTINSTIPTMIELMSNQTALLRLTNEIFENIGVGIDAVKIAETPFDQWMTHHSNANELHQMMETDPLKPNTGITKIENNRNVFSVLLKNGVKTVQELIFEQLGQSGFKKEMKISAQSDGTVRLLVLIPAIYEAINQQKVIFVDEIDNSIHPNLMFSLLQFYGAHASKGQLIYTTHTTRLINQQELLRPDEIWLTEKENGNSKMYSINNFKIHNTINLENGYLDGRYGAVPQIGEFQS, via the coding sequence ATGTTATTGCGATTAAAAATAAAGAATTTCCTCTCATTTTTTGAAGAAACGACTTTTGACATGTTTCCCAATCCGAAGCGGACTTCATTTCCAAATCATATTTATGATGAAATGACAGTTCCTTTGCTGAAACAAGCTGCCATATATGGGGCAAATGGTTCGGGGAAGTCAAACTTTATAAAAGCTATTAGCTTCATAAAATCATTTGTTACAAACGAAGATTTTCTGAAAAATGTAGATCTGGAGGATTATATCTTTCAACTGACTTCAGCCAAAGAAACAGTAATTTACTTTGAAATTGAATTCTTTATCAAGAAAAAATACTTTGTTTATGAACTGGAAATTGAGAAACAAGCTATTCGGGAGACTTTAAGTCATTCCGGATTAGGAAAAACTCCCGATAAGATTCTATTTAAACGCAACGGCGCTGCAATAACATCCGCATACGTAGGTAATGAGAGTTCGGCAAAGCAGTTGCTGTCGATGAATCCACTTGCATCGTTATTCCCATTAAATCAAAAATTTCCGGTACTTACCCATGAAGATGTAAAGTTAGCCTTTGATTGGTTTGCAGGGAAGCTTGAAATTGTGACTATTAATAGCACAATTCCTACTATGATTGAATTGATGTCGAACCAAACGGCTTTACTTCGCTTGACAAATGAGATTTTTGAGAATATTGGAGTGGGCATTGACGCTGTAAAAATTGCCGAAACGCCATTTGATCAATGGATGACACATCACAGCAATGCAAATGAATTGCATCAAATGATGGAAACTGATCCTTTGAAACCCAATACAGGTATAACCAAAATAGAAAATAACCGTAATGTCTTTTCGGTTTTACTCAAAAATGGAGTAAAAACGGTGCAAGAGCTTATATTTGAGCAATTGGGTCAGTCCGGTTTCAAAAAAGAGATGAAAATTAGTGCACAATCAGATGGAACTGTCCGATTACTCGTTTTAATACCGGCTATCTATGAAGCTATAAACCAGCAGAAGGTCATTTTTGTTGACGAAATAGATAACAGTATTCATCCTAATTTGATGTTTTCGTTGCTTCAGTTTTACGGTGCCCATGCTTCAAAAGGTCAATTAATTTATACAACGCATACCACCCGGTTAATCAATCAACAGGAATTGCTTCGCCCTGATGAAATATGGCTAACAGAAAAAGAAAATGGAAATTCGAAAATGTATTCCATTAATAATTTCAAGATACATAATACCATTAATCTCGAGAACGGGTACTTAGATGGGCGATATGGCGCAGTACCTCAAATAGGTGAATTTCAATCTTAA
- a CDS encoding transposase, producing MTYEPINHHRRSIRLKGYDYSQQGLYFITLCVQNRVCLFGEIINGQMALNTYGQIAHNEWLNTATIRKNVTLHQFVVMPNHFHAIIEINGNDDGGGRGELYSPKMHMSQMYSPQLHNNQLDSGTNNTTNRGELHTPPMDTPEQCKGESNSPKSTTEYNSDNRGESISPLRGPSGTVGAMVRGYKSAVTKQSKLLHFDGTLWQRNYWEHIIRTSDEYERIATYIENNPMNWHNDTLK from the coding sequence ATGACCTACGAACCAATCAACCACCATCGTCGTAGTATCCGCCTGAAAGGCTACGATTATTCGCAGCAGGGATTGTATTTTATCACCCTGTGCGTGCAAAACCGCGTGTGTTTGTTTGGCGAAATCATAAACGGACAAATGGCGTTGAACACCTACGGTCAAATTGCCCACAACGAATGGTTGAATACCGCCACCATCCGCAAAAATGTGACATTACACCAATTTGTGGTTATGCCCAACCATTTCCACGCCATCATCGAAATCAATGGTAATGACGACGGCGGCGGTAGGGGCGAATTGTATTCGCCCAAAATGCACATGTCCCAAATGTATTCCCCACAATTGCATAACAATCAATTGGATTCGGGCACAAACAATACAACAAATAGGGGCGAATTGCATACGCCCCCAATGGATACGCCCGAACAATGTAAGGGCGAATCGAATTCGCCCAAATCCACGACCGAATACAATTCGGATAATAGGGGCGAAAGCATTTCGCCCCTACGTGGACCATCGGGAACGGTGGGGGCAATGGTGCGGGGGTATAAATCGGCGGTGACCAAACAATCGAAATTGTTGCATTTTGATGGGACGCTATGGCAACGCAATTATTGGGAACACATTATACGCACCTCGGATGAATATGAACGAATTGCAACCTATATAGAAAATAATCCCATGAACTGGCATAACGATACACTGAAATAA
- a CDS encoding GIY-YIG nuclease family protein: MSQKTINYGIVYVLTNPAMPGLVKIGMTNRESVDARLKELFNTSVPVPFECEYACKVENSEKVEKALHLAFHPYRIHAQREFFKINPEQAIAILQLLDKSKDITTEIQEEINNDLTDIDKAAGEKMKIVRRPPLNYLEMGIPVGSKLLFVKDDIEQDAIVSGDRKIMVNGVETSLTAATRELLHLKHDIQPTPYWTYNGRNLMDIYNDTYVTNEE; this comes from the coding sequence ATGTCCCAAAAAACAATTAATTACGGAATAGTATATGTACTCACCAACCCAGCCATGCCGGGTTTGGTAAAGATAGGAATGACCAACAGGGAGAGTGTGGATGCCCGCCTGAAGGAGCTGTTTAATACCAGCGTTCCGGTGCCTTTCGAGTGCGAGTATGCTTGTAAGGTAGAAAACTCAGAAAAGGTAGAGAAGGCATTGCATTTGGCATTTCACCCGTACCGTATTCATGCACAGCGAGAGTTCTTTAAAATAAATCCCGAACAGGCCATAGCTATCCTTCAGTTACTGGATAAAAGCAAGGATATTACAACTGAGATACAGGAAGAAATAAATAACGACCTGACGGATATAGACAAAGCAGCAGGCGAAAAAATGAAGATTGTACGCAGACCTCCATTGAATTATCTGGAGATGGGTATACCGGTAGGTTCGAAATTATTGTTTGTGAAAGATGATATAGAACAGGATGCGATTGTATCCGGAGATAGAAAAATAATGGTAAACGGTGTGGAAACTTCACTTACTGCTGCTACTCGTGAACTATTGCATTTGAAGCATGATATTCAACCTACGCCTTATTGGACATATAATGGTCGAAATCTAATGGATATTTATAATGATACCTATGTGACGAATGAAGAGTGA
- a CDS encoding DUF6261 family protein, producing the protein MINNILSFSYLRRIRVQEFPEVINGMIRIVEAHDPDTLLISGPYNRLVTLQAQLPLLNKRVMAHPLTQVLDTQRSRRKQLIEAVFLQVRAGKRSGDTAVSAAVASFEPVVRSFFADYSRMNQKVIYQSVSDFLAKLKNDAPLSQNAQTLGVTPFVDELNLLQQSIESNVTTRRGDWYPDRSIDKQVVKTSVTEAFRQMLSAIELAAVEHPELAYTALINELNEFFEPYQALIRSRMTRSKTSALNTKTAGVSSTTSTAAS; encoded by the coding sequence ATGATAAATAATATTTTAAGCTTTAGCTATTTACGCAGAATCAGGGTACAGGAATTCCCTGAAGTTATCAACGGAATGATCCGGATTGTGGAAGCGCATGATCCCGATACCCTGTTGATTAGTGGACCATATAACCGTCTGGTTACCTTACAGGCTCAATTACCCTTACTAAACAAAAGAGTTATGGCGCATCCGCTGACTCAGGTATTAGATACCCAACGCTCAAGAAGGAAGCAGCTGATAGAAGCGGTTTTTCTTCAGGTGCGGGCGGGTAAACGTTCGGGTGATACCGCAGTATCAGCAGCTGTTGCCTCATTTGAGCCTGTTGTACGTTCTTTCTTTGCCGATTACTCGCGCATGAACCAAAAAGTGATTTACCAGTCGGTAAGTGATTTTCTGGCTAAGCTCAAAAACGACGCGCCCCTGAGCCAAAACGCTCAAACGCTTGGTGTCACACCGTTCGTGGATGAGTTGAACTTGTTGCAGCAAAGCATAGAAAGCAATGTAACGACACGTCGTGGGGACTGGTATCCTGACCGGAGCATCGACAAACAGGTTGTGAAAACATCTGTTACCGAAGCGTTCCGTCAGATGCTTTCCGCCATTGAACTGGCGGCAGTGGAACATCCGGAGCTGGCCTATACTGCATTGATCAACGAATTGAATGAGTTTTTCGAACCTTACCAGGCGTTGATTCGAAGCAGGATGACCCGCAGCAAAACCAGTGCTTTAAATACAAAAACAGCCGGCGTATCATCAACGACAAGCACGGCTGCATCATAA
- a CDS encoding type I restriction endonuclease subunit R yields MITENQLEQLAISWFQGSGYDYLNGANIAPESSNPYRTDYREVLLKQECLEAWQAINPEIPKDKLEEAFYLLKNAQGANTEFRNKAVHQILIDGIRVEVDRNGQKEPELVIPIDFRHAANNRFLVVNQFSIVGAKQTRRPDILLFVNGLPLAIIELKNPADKETDVWDAYNQLQTYKQDIEDLFLCNEALVVSDGITARVGSLTANKERFMPWRTISNENDRPLVEFELEKVVKGFFQPELFLDYIRYFVLYEQDGEKLIKKIAAYHQFHAVREAVKATVIAANVPESSVVAHPKASYGKQVVVGSKKAGVIWHTQGSGKSISMVCYAAKLLQQPEMQNPTIVVVTDRADLDGQLFGTFSQSADLLKQTPIQANSREELRDILESRQSGGIVFTTIQKFSLYAGETKHPQLSQRHNIVVISDEAHRSQYGHRAVLDTKTGAYKYGFSQHMRDALHNATFIGFTGTPIANGDKDTREVFGDYVSIYDIQDAVDDGATVPIFYESRLAKLDVDRDEIEALSQEVEEVMEDEEDLTLRENTKSKWTALEKLVGSAPRLKQVAVDLVNHYEQRTASIEGKAMIVCMSRDICAHLYNEIVALRPDWHDKDVEKGAIKIVMTGSAADKELLRPHIYTKTQKKRLETRFKDPDDALKLVIVRDMWLTGFDAPVCHTMYIDKPMQGHNLMQAIARVNRVFKNKPGGLVVDYIGIANELKAALKTYADSEGKGSPTNRTQEAYVVLLKNMDAVRGMFHGFDYSKYKTKALQLLVPATNHVLQEPENGKKRFLDLMLAVNKSFSLCATMDEVKELRLEIAFFNAIKATILKFTSVDSKRLAEEKNSALKQIIDNAIVADGVADIFELAGLQKPNIGLLSPEFMEDVRNMKSKNLAVELLEKLLKDEIKSHSRGNLVQEKKFGDRLLETLRKYHNRAIETAQVIEELIQMAKDFHEAIKRDEDLGLNPDEIRFYDALLENNTGDEALKNEDIKFLAQELTEKLKGSITVDWEVRDSVRAKIRNIIRRMLRKYGYPPIRSQEAIDLVIRQAEVLAKDWEKNSNE; encoded by the coding sequence ATGATCACAGAAAACCAACTCGAACAATTGGCTATCTCCTGGTTTCAGGGTAGCGGATATGATTACCTGAACGGAGCAAATATAGCCCCGGAGAGTAGTAATCCTTATCGTACGGATTATCGGGAGGTACTCCTGAAACAGGAATGTCTGGAAGCCTGGCAAGCCATTAATCCCGAAATCCCCAAAGACAAGCTGGAGGAAGCATTTTATCTGCTTAAAAATGCACAGGGAGCCAATACTGAGTTTCGGAACAAAGCTGTTCATCAGATATTGATCGATGGCATTCGGGTGGAAGTTGATCGGAACGGGCAAAAAGAGCCGGAACTGGTCATACCCATTGATTTCAGACATGCAGCTAACAATCGTTTTCTAGTGGTGAATCAGTTCAGCATAGTGGGGGCAAAGCAAACCCGCCGTCCGGATATACTGTTATTTGTGAATGGCTTACCGTTGGCTATTATAGAGTTGAAAAATCCTGCCGACAAGGAAACCGATGTGTGGGACGCCTACAATCAGCTCCAAACCTACAAACAGGATATAGAGGATTTGTTTCTGTGTAACGAAGCCTTGGTGGTGTCCGATGGCATTACCGCCCGCGTGGGTTCGCTTACTGCCAATAAAGAGCGTTTTATGCCGTGGCGCACCATCAGCAACGAGAACGACCGCCCCTTGGTGGAATTCGAACTGGAAAAAGTAGTCAAAGGGTTCTTTCAACCCGAACTGTTTCTGGATTATATCCGTTACTTTGTATTGTACGAACAGGATGGGGAAAAACTGATCAAAAAGATAGCCGCTTACCATCAGTTTCACGCGGTACGTGAAGCTGTAAAAGCTACTGTGATTGCGGCTAATGTGCCGGAAAGTTCTGTGGTTGCACACCCTAAAGCATCTTATGGAAAACAGGTAGTAGTAGGAAGTAAAAAAGCAGGAGTTATCTGGCATACACAGGGTTCGGGTAAAAGTATCTCGATGGTGTGTTATGCCGCCAAGTTGCTGCAACAACCCGAAATGCAAAACCCAACTATTGTGGTCGTTACTGACCGTGCCGATTTGGACGGCCAATTGTTTGGTACCTTTTCGCAGTCTGCCGACCTGTTGAAGCAAACCCCGATACAAGCCAATAGTCGCGAAGAGTTACGGGATATACTGGAATCGCGGCAATCGGGAGGTATCGTGTTTACCACCATCCAGAAGTTTTCGCTCTATGCCGGCGAAACCAAACACCCACAATTATCGCAACGGCACAATATCGTTGTAATCAGCGATGAAGCGCATCGTAGTCAGTACGGCCACCGGGCAGTACTCGATACCAAAACAGGAGCTTATAAATACGGTTTTTCGCAACATATGCGCGATGCCCTTCACAATGCTACTTTTATAGGATTTACGGGTACACCTATCGCCAATGGCGATAAAGATACGCGGGAGGTATTTGGCGATTATGTCAGTATCTACGATATTCAGGATGCGGTGGATGATGGAGCTACCGTACCCATTTTCTACGAAAGCCGCCTGGCCAAACTGGATGTGGATAGAGACGAGATTGAAGCTTTGAGTCAGGAAGTAGAAGAAGTGATGGAAGATGAAGAAGACCTAACCCTGCGCGAAAATACCAAAAGCAAATGGACAGCCCTGGAAAAGCTGGTAGGTTCTGCACCACGGTTGAAGCAGGTGGCTGTTGATTTGGTGAATCACTACGAACAACGTACAGCTTCCATTGAAGGAAAGGCTATGATTGTATGTATGAGTCGCGACATTTGTGCACATCTGTACAATGAAATTGTGGCCCTCCGCCCAGACTGGCACGATAAGGATGTGGAAAAAGGAGCCATTAAAATAGTGATGACTGGCTCGGCAGCCGATAAGGAATTGTTGCGTCCGCATATTTACACCAAAACGCAAAAGAAGCGATTGGAAACCCGATTTAAAGACCCGGATGATGCATTGAAACTGGTCATCGTACGGGATATGTGGCTCACAGGTTTTGATGCACCTGTATGTCATACGATGTATATCGATAAACCTATGCAGGGACATAACCTGATGCAGGCCATAGCCCGTGTAAACAGGGTATTTAAAAATAAACCCGGTGGTCTGGTGGTCGATTACATTGGCATTGCCAATGAACTGAAAGCGGCTCTCAAAACCTATGCGGATTCCGAAGGGAAAGGATCTCCGACCAACCGTACACAGGAAGCTTATGTGGTATTGCTGAAAAACATGGATGCTGTTCGGGGAATGTTTCATGGCTTTGATTATTCTAAATACAAAACCAAAGCACTGCAATTGCTTGTGCCTGCTACCAATCATGTATTGCAGGAGCCGGAAAACGGCAAAAAACGCTTTCTGGATTTGATGCTGGCGGTAAACAAATCGTTCTCTCTATGTGCCACGATGGACGAAGTGAAAGAACTGCGCTTGGAAATTGCCTTCTTTAATGCCATCAAAGCTACAATACTGAAGTTTACGAGCGTCGATAGCAAGCGTCTGGCCGAAGAAAAAAACAGTGCCCTGAAACAAATCATCGACAATGCCATCGTGGCCGACGGTGTGGCCGATATCTTCGAACTAGCAGGCTTACAAAAACCGAATATCGGTTTATTGTCGCCTGAATTTATGGAAGATGTGCGCAATATGAAATCGAAAAACCTGGCCGTGGAATTGCTGGAGAAACTGCTGAAAGACGAAATCAAATCGCATTCGCGCGGTAATCTGGTGCAGGAAAAGAAATTTGGCGACCGCCTGTTGGAAACACTCCGCAAATACCATAACCGCGCTATCGAAACGGCTCAGGTGATTGAAGAGCTGATTCAGATGGCCAAAGATTTCCACGAAGCTATTAAACGGGACGAAGATTTAGGCCTTAACCCTGACGAAATCCGTTTTTACGATGCGTTGCTTGAAAACAACACCGGCGACGAAGCCCTGAAAAACGAAGATATTAAATTTCTGGCTCAGGAACTTACGGAGAAGCTAAAAGGCAGCATCACGGTAGATTGGGAAGTACGCGATAGCGTACGCGCCAAAATCCGAAATATCATCCGTAGAATGCTTAGAAAGTACGGATACCCTCCTATCCGCTCACAAGAGGCTATTGATTTGGTGATCCGGCAGGCGGAAGTGTTGGCGAAGGATTGGGAGAAGAATAGTAATGAGTAA
- a CDS encoding saccharopine dehydrogenase family protein, whose product MGKVIIIGAGGVGTVVAHKIAQNKTVFTDILLASRTKSKCDAIANDVKKRTGVEIKTAQVDADNVNELIALFRSFNPELVVNVALPYQDLTIMDACLAAGVNYMDTANYEPKEEAKFEYSWQWAYQERFKAAGLTAILGCGFDPGVTSIFTAYAAKHHFDEIHYLDIVDCNAGDHGKAFATNFNPEINIREVTQKGKYWENGQWVWTEPHEIHQPLNYPEIGAKESYLIYHEELESLVKNFPTLKRARFWMTFGQEYLTHLRVIQNIGMARIDEVEYNGQKIVPIQFLKAVLPNPGDLGENYTGWTSIGCRISGTKDGKPKTYYIYNNCSHEAAYQETGTQAVSYTTGVPAAIGAMMFMTGEWRKPGVYNVEEFNPDPFLAQLSQQGLPWNEVVDGDLEV is encoded by the coding sequence ATGGGAAAAGTGATTATTATTGGCGCAGGCGGTGTTGGAACTGTCGTTGCCCACAAAATAGCACAAAACAAAACCGTGTTCACTGATATTTTGTTAGCAAGCAGAACAAAATCGAAATGCGATGCCATTGCCAATGACGTCAAGAAACGCACCGGCGTGGAGATCAAAACCGCACAGGTTGATGCCGACAATGTAAACGAGCTCATTGCACTGTTCCGCTCTTTTAACCCGGAACTGGTGGTCAACGTAGCCCTGCCCTATCAGGATCTGACCATTATGGATGCCTGCCTGGCTGCTGGCGTTAACTATATGGATACAGCCAATTACGAGCCGAAAGAGGAAGCTAAGTTCGAGTATAGCTGGCAATGGGCTTACCAGGAACGCTTCAAAGCTGCCGGCCTCACTGCCATTCTGGGTTGTGGATTCGATCCGGGTGTCACCAGCATATTCACCGCTTATGCCGCCAAACACCATTTTGACGAAATACATTATCTCGACATTGTCGATTGTAATGCCGGCGACCACGGCAAAGCATTTGCCACCAACTTCAACCCCGAAATCAATATCCGCGAAGTAACCCAAAAGGGAAAATACTGGGAAAACGGGCAATGGGTATGGACAGAACCGCACGAGATACATCAACCACTCAACTATCCCGAAATCGGGGCGAAGGAATCCTACCTCATCTACCACGAAGAGCTCGAATCGCTGGTGAAAAACTTCCCCACGCTGAAACGCGCCCGCTTCTGGATGACATTCGGACAGGAATACCTGACTCACCTGCGGGTCATTCAAAACATCGGCATGGCGCGCATCGACGAAGTGGAATACAACGGACAAAAAATTGTGCCTATTCAATTTCTGAAAGCCGTTTTACCAAATCCGGGCGATTTAGGTGAAAACTACACAGGCTGGACTTCCATCGGTTGCCGCATCTCCGGCACGAAAGACGGGAAACCCAAGACATATTACATCTATAACAATTGCAGCCACGAAGCCGCCTACCAGGAGACCGGTACACAAGCTGTAAGCTACACCACAGGAGTACCGGCAGCCATCGGCGCCATGATGTTTATGACAGGCGAATGGCGTAAACCCGGCGTGTACAATGTGGAAGAGTTTAATCCCGATCCGTTCCTTGCCCAGCTAAGCCAGCAGGGATTACCCTGGAATGAGGTTGTAGATGGTGATTTAGAAGTATAA
- the recA gene encoding recombinase RecA yields the protein MSEEAKQPSVEKLKALQLAMEKIDKDHGKGTIMKMGDNRVEEVPVISTGSVGLNAALGVGGYPRGRVIEIFGPESSGKTTLAIHAIAEAQKTGGIAAIIDAEHAFDRFYAEKLGVDIANLLISQPDNGEQALEVADQLIRSSAVDLVVIDSVAALTPKAELEGDMGDSKMGLQARLMSQALRKLTANISKTNTCCIFINQLRDKIGVMFGNPETTTGGNALKFYASIRLDIRRIGQIKEGEEVIGNQTRVKVVKNKVAPPFRKAEFDIMFGEGISLTGELIDLGVENNIIKKSGSWYSYGDTRLAQGRDGAKNVLRDNPELAAELQTKLAEALKSPKSNK from the coding sequence AATGGGCGATAACCGTGTTGAAGAAGTGCCTGTCATTTCCACCGGCTCTGTCGGGTTGAACGCTGCATTGGGTGTCGGCGGCTATCCACGCGGAAGAGTTATCGAAATTTTCGGACCTGAATCATCCGGTAAAACCACACTGGCTATTCATGCCATTGCCGAAGCTCAAAAAACAGGTGGGATTGCCGCTATCATCGATGCGGAGCATGCTTTCGACCGGTTTTATGCCGAAAAACTGGGTGTTGATATTGCCAACCTGCTGATATCACAACCTGACAATGGCGAACAGGCCCTCGAAGTAGCCGATCAACTGATCCGCTCCTCTGCAGTCGATCTCGTAGTGATTGACTCCGTAGCTGCCCTGACACCCAAAGCTGAGCTGGAAGGCGATATGGGTGACTCAAAAATGGGACTTCAGGCACGACTGATGTCTCAGGCGCTTCGGAAACTGACAGCCAACATCAGCAAAACAAATACCTGCTGCATTTTCATCAACCAGTTGCGCGATAAGATCGGTGTGATGTTCGGAAATCCAGAAACCACCACCGGGGGTAATGCGCTTAAATTTTACGCATCCATCCGACTCGACATTCGACGCATCGGTCAGATCAAGGAAGGTGAAGAAGTGATCGGAAACCAAACTCGCGTCAAGGTGGTAAAAAATAAAGTGGCTCCTCCTTTCCGCAAAGCTGAATTCGATATTATGTTCGGCGAAGGGATCTCACTTACCGGAGAATTGATCGACCTGGGTGTTGAAAACAATATTATCAAGAAAAGCGGATCATGGTACAGCTACGGCGATACCCGCCTTGCACAGGGACGCGACGGAGCAAAGAACGTGTTACGTGACAACCCCGAACTGGCAGCCGAATTGCAGACAAAACTCGCAGAGGCGCTTAAAAGTCCGAAAAGCAACAAGTAA